GGACGGCTCGTGGGTGGACACGCGCGACTCCTCCTCGGATCCCCAGTGGCACCACTGGAAGCTGCCCTTCGGCATCTGGAAGGGTCAGTTCCCCGCCTTCAACGCCGCCACCGGACTCAATCTCTCCCCCAAGACGAACCTCAGCGGCGTGCAGGAGGGCATGACCGTCTCGCTCGAGCACGGCTGGCACTACCTCGAGCGCAACTTCGCCCTGCTCCAGGCCGCCCTCAACTACGCGAAGACCGCCGAGCAGCTCTGGCTCGACGCACACCCCAACCACTGGTCTCCCACCTCCGCGCTGGACAAGCAGATCACCCACACGGGCAACCAGCTCAACCCGTGGATGATGTCCTTTCCCGTCAAGGGCGACGTGAACAACGACTGGGCGGGCGGCGCCAACCCCGCCGAGCTCGCCTGGTACTTCCTGCTGCCCGCCATGGACTCGGGCTTCGGCTACTACGACGAGAACCAGGACGACAACGTCAAGCCCACGCTGTCCTTCAATCAATCCCTCTACTTCTCCAAGCCCTACGTGCAGCAGCGCCTCGCCCAGGACAAGACGGGCCCCTCCGTCTGGTGGGCCCAGCGCTGGCCCTACAACCCCGGCAGCGCCAACACCGACAAGTCCGAGGGCTGGACGCTCCACTTCTTCAACAACCACTTCGCCCTCTACACCTACGCCTACGACGTGAGCGGCATCTCCTCCATCAAGGCCCGCGTCCGCGTGCACACCCACAAGAGCATCGACCCGCTCGACAACACCCACAAGGTCTATGATCCGGCGGCGCTCAAGGCCGCGGGTGTTCCCAACATCGATCCGGCTCGCGTGGGCGCCTGGGTGGACTACCCGCTCACCCGGCGCGACCTGAAGCCCGTGATGAACGGCGTCTCCTGGCAGCCCACCTACCTGCCCGTCATGGCCAAGGTGCCCGCGCAGGAGATCGGCGATCTCTACTACGTCTACCTGGGCAACTACCGCGACCAGCTCCTCGACTACTACATCGAGGCCACCGACAGCCGGGGCAACGTCACCCGCGGGGAAATCCAGTCCGTCTACGTGGGCTCGGGCCGGTACAACCTGGTGGGCGGCAAGTACATCGAGGACCCCAACGGCACGGTGCAGGGCACGCATCCCTTCCTCGTGGTGGACACCACCGCGCCCTCCGTCCCCTCGGGACTGACCGCGACGGCGAAGACGGATCGCTCGGTGAGCCTGAGCTGGAGCGCGTCCTCGGACAACGTGGCGGTGAGCGGCTATGACGTCTTCCGCGATGGCACGCAGGTGGGCTCGAGCACCAGCACGGCCTATACCGACAGCGGCCTCTCCCCCGGCACCCAGTACAGCTACACCGTGCGCGCCCGGGACGCGGCGGGCAATGCCTCCGCCCAGAGCACCGCCCTGAACGTCGCCACCCTGCCGCCGGACACCACCCCGCCCTCCGCTCCCTCGGGGCTGACGGCGTCGGGCACGACGAGCTCCTCGGTGGCCCTCGTCTGGACGGCCTCCACCGACAACTACGGCGTCGCGAACTACGAGGTGCTCCGCAATGGCACCCAGGTCGCGTCCGTCACGGGGACGACCTACTCGGATACCGGCCTCTCGCCGAGCACCACCTATAGCTACACCGTGCGCGCCCGGGACGCGGCGGGCAATGTCTCCACGCCCAGCTCCGCCCTGTCCGTCACCACCCAGACGGGCAACAGCGCCACCGTCTATTATTCCAACAACAACTTCGCCCTCAAATACATCCACTTCCGCATCGGTGACGGCGCGTGGACGACCGTGCCCGGCAACGTCATGGCCACCTCCGAGGTGGCGGGCTACGCCAAATACACCGTCAACCTGGGAGCGGCCACCCGGCTCGAGTGTGTCTTCAACGATGGCAAGGGCACCTGGGACAACAACAAGGGCAACAACTACCTCCTGCCCGTGGGTACCTCCACGGTGAAGGACGGCGTCGTCTCCAGCGGAGCGCCCGCGCTCGACACCACCCCGCCCTCCGTCCCCTCCGGCCTGACGGCGGCGTCCAAGACGTCCTCCTCCGTGTCGCTCACCTGGAGCGCTTCCACGGACGCCAGCGGCATCGCCGGATATGACGTGTACCGCGATGGCGCGCTGGTGGGCTCACCCGTCTCCGCCAGCTACACCGACAGCGACCTGAGTGCCGGCACGCTCTACCGCTACACCGTGCGCGCGCGCGACACCGCGGGCAATGCCTCCGCCCAGAGCACCGCCCTGAGCGTCACCACGAACACCACCTCGTCCACCTCCGTCACCTTCAACGTGACGGCCAGCACCGTCGTGGGACAGAACATCTACCTCGTGGGCAACCATGCCGCGATCGGCAACTGGAACACCGGCGCCGCCATCCTCCTCTCTCCGGCCAGCTACCCGAAGTGGAGCGTGACCCTCGGCCTGCCCGGCTCGACGGCCCTCGAATACAAGTACATCAAGAAGGACGGCTCCGGGAACGTCACCTGGGAGAGCGGCGCCAACCGCTCGACCACGATCCCCGCCTCGGGGACCACGACCCTCAACGACACCTGGAAGTAGCCCGACCGGGGCCTGGCGCGCGACGGCACCCGGCTTCGCGCGCCAGGCCCCACCCTCTCGAACCGTCCACGAAGCTCGGGGCAACCGGCCTCCGAGCCCTCGTACGGCCCGTTGCCCCCACGGACAGGCAGACAAGCCCGCGGGCCTCGTCGTGCGCTACCTGGACGGAGAAGAAGAGGAATCCTGGGACGGGGACCGCGAGGCGCCTCGAGGGGGCCCATTCCAAAATCAGGGACCACTCCTTATTTCTAGAACATCCCAGTCACGCAGGCAGGAGGAGAGCCATGGGGAGAACCTACAGTTTCGAACCCTTCGCGTCGCAGCAACCCTCGCAGACCTACAAAGGCTCGGGTCCCCGGCTCGGCAATGAGGAACACAAGATCGCCCTCACCAAGGAGGAGGAGAAGGCGGCCCTGCCCGACTCGCCCACCGGCTATGGACAAGCCCACGCCGAGACCGTGAAGCGCTACCGCGCCCGCGCGGAGAAGAAGCGCACGGAGCCCAGGGCCCCCGTGGCCAGAGCGAAGAAGGCCGCCCCCCAGGCGAAGCCCGCTCGGAAGGCGACGACGCAGGAAGCCACCGCGAAGGCCCCTGCCCGTCAGGCGCGGGAGGAGACCAAGACGAAGGCCCCCGCGAGCAAGAAGCTGAGCGCCACGGAGCTCGTGGGCAGCATCGGACGCAAGGTGGTGACCCGGGCCGCGATCGCGGCGAAGACGACCGTGGCGCGCGCCGTGAAGACCGCCACCGCGCGCAAGTCCACCAAGAAGCGCTGAGCGCCCGGTCGCCGGCAAGTCGCGGCGGGCGGACAGCATTCCGCCCCCGCCGCGCCATGGAGATCTAGACTGCCCTCGTGCCACATCCATCCGAGCAGAGCGCCCCGGCGGGACTCCGGGCGCGGCTGCACACCATCATCTTCGAGTCGGACACTCCGGCGGGCCGTGCCTTCGACGTGGGACTGCTGTGGGCCATCGTGCTCAGCGTCCTCGCGGTGATGCTCGAGAGCGTGGAGCCCATCCGCGTCCAATATGGGCAGGCCATCCGCGTGCTCGAGTGGTGCTTCACCGGGCTCTTCACGCTGGAGTACGTGCTGCGGTTGCTGTCGGTGAACCGGCCCCTGCTCTACGCGTTGAGTTTCTTCGGGCTGGTGGATCTGCTGGCCATCCTGCCCTCGGTGCTGAGCCTGATGCTGCCCGGCATGCAGTCCCTGCTGGTGGTGCGGGTGCTGCGCCTGCTGCGCGTCTTCCGCGTGCTCAAGCTCGCCAGCTTCCTCGGGGAGGCGGACGTGCTGCTCACGGCGCTCCGGGCCAGTCGGCGGAAGATCATCGTCTTCCTCGGGGCCGTGCTGAGCACCGTCGTCATCATGGGCGCGGTGATGTACATGGTGGAGGGGAGCGCCAACGGCTTCGACAGCATCCCACGTGGGATGTACTGGGCCATCGTGACGATGACCACGGTGGGCTATGGCGACCTGTCGCCCAAGACGGTGCCCGGACAGTTCATCGCCTCGGTGTTGATGATCATGGGCTACGGCATCCTCGCGGTGCCCACGGGCATCGTGTCCGTGGAGCTCGCCCAGGCGGTCCGGCAACAGGCCATCGACCCGCGCGCCTGCCCCGGCTGCGGCCTCGAGGGCCACGACCTGGACGCGCGCCACTGCAAGCGCTGCGGCAACGCCCTCTGAGCCGCGGCGTCTACGCCGTCAGCAACCTGCTCACCGG
Above is a window of Cystobacter fuscus DNA encoding:
- a CDS encoding fibronectin type III domain-containing protein — encoded protein: MHRVKPLIGPVLSALLLCATPASAQIAAAHVYHNHMPNFWAYYDLSQYASTSTGSPIRYMYDAQVINLKKNPPSNYTYYLPSGAPMPHDDLVTYYSHNAKTGAYLYWPPSVASDMKTNAPTGQVHVTMSGAVVNNVQDLVTLKNVPGYDNASWGSSWKDRYGTLLTPAGNRTLDLIHFTGHHSMGPLVGPDYFLKDLIYQSATLAQPYFLGGSFQSSKGFFPTELGFSERLIPTLSKLGVQWSVIGDNHFSRTLKDYPYLNDPGSDTLVSPPNRADLQNTSSVGSWVSAQMAHEQQVIKNKYPFASTPHWVRYVDPATGAESRIVGIPVNQNGSWLEGWEGEATVDVVNLKSFEGLVPQRQFFVIAHDGDNSSGRAGSDSTWYNGRSVTCANGVQCVGISEYLVNHTPASTDVVHVQDGSWVDTRDSSSDPQWHHWKLPFGIWKGQFPAFNAATGLNLSPKTNLSGVQEGMTVSLEHGWHYLERNFALLQAALNYAKTAEQLWLDAHPNHWSPTSALDKQITHTGNQLNPWMMSFPVKGDVNNDWAGGANPAELAWYFLLPAMDSGFGYYDENQDDNVKPTLSFNQSLYFSKPYVQQRLAQDKTGPSVWWAQRWPYNPGSANTDKSEGWTLHFFNNHFALYTYAYDVSGISSIKARVRVHTHKSIDPLDNTHKVYDPAALKAAGVPNIDPARVGAWVDYPLTRRDLKPVMNGVSWQPTYLPVMAKVPAQEIGDLYYVYLGNYRDQLLDYYIEATDSRGNVTRGEIQSVYVGSGRYNLVGGKYIEDPNGTVQGTHPFLVVDTTAPSVPSGLTATAKTDRSVSLSWSASSDNVAVSGYDVFRDGTQVGSSTSTAYTDSGLSPGTQYSYTVRARDAAGNASAQSTALNVATLPPDTTPPSAPSGLTASGTTSSSVALVWTASTDNYGVANYEVLRNGTQVASVTGTTYSDTGLSPSTTYSYTVRARDAAGNVSTPSSALSVTTQTGNSATVYYSNNNFALKYIHFRIGDGAWTTVPGNVMATSEVAGYAKYTVNLGAATRLECVFNDGKGTWDNNKGNNYLLPVGTSTVKDGVVSSGAPALDTTPPSVPSGLTAASKTSSSVSLTWSASTDASGIAGYDVYRDGALVGSPVSASYTDSDLSAGTLYRYTVRARDTAGNASAQSTALSVTTNTTSSTSVTFNVTASTVVGQNIYLVGNHAAIGNWNTGAAILLSPASYPKWSVTLGLPGSTALEYKYIKKDGSGNVTWESGANRSTTIPASGTTTLNDTWK
- a CDS encoding ion transporter, translated to MPHPSEQSAPAGLRARLHTIIFESDTPAGRAFDVGLLWAIVLSVLAVMLESVEPIRVQYGQAIRVLEWCFTGLFTLEYVLRLLSVNRPLLYALSFFGLVDLLAILPSVLSLMLPGMQSLLVVRVLRLLRVFRVLKLASFLGEADVLLTALRASRRKIIVFLGAVLSTVVIMGAVMYMVEGSANGFDSIPRGMYWAIVTMTTVGYGDLSPKTVPGQFIASVLMIMGYGILAVPTGIVSVELAQAVRQQAIDPRACPGCGLEGHDLDARHCKRCGNAL